Genomic DNA from Sphingomonas lacunae:
GCTGCTCGAACTCGCGGCGGACCGCACGCCCTATATCGACCAGGCGCAGTCGCTGAACCTGTTCATCCCGGCCGATGTCGAAAAGTGGGATCTGATGATGCTCCACTTCCGCGCCTGGGAATTGGGCATCAAGTCGCTCTATTACCTCCGCTCGAAATCGATCCAGCGCGCCGGTTTCGCCGGCGGGGTGGAAGCGGACAATACGCCCGACGCGCCCAAGTTCGAACTGGCGACGACCACCGATTATGACGAATGTCTGGCCTGCCAGTGATCATCTGCCCCTCCCCTGCGGGGGAGGGTGTCTTTGCGACGAAGTTTTAGGAAAAGCCCATGTCCCTCACCGAAGCCCGCGCCCAGTACAAGCCCTTTGAATATCCCTGGGCCTATGATTTCTGGAAGCGCCAGCAACAGATCCACTGGCTGCCGGAGGAAGTGCCGTTGGGCGAGGATTGCCGCGATTGGGCGCAAAAGCTCTCGGATCATGAGCGCAACCTGCTGACGCAGATTTTCCGCTTTTTCACCCAGGCCGATGTCGAGGTGCAGAATTGCTACCACGAACATTATGGCCGCGTGTTCAAGCCGACCGAAATCAAGATGATGCTGACCGCGTTCAGCAACATGGAAACGGTCCACATCGCCGCCTATTCGCACCTGCTCGACACCATCGGCATGCCCGAAAGCGAATATGGCATGTTCCTTCAGTACAAGGAAATGAAGGACAAGCACGATTATCTCAGCACCTTTGGCGTCGATAATGACGAGGATATCGCCCGCACGCTGGCGATGTTCGGCGGATTTACCGAAGGGCTGCAACTGTTCGCTTCCTTCGCCATGCTGATGAACTTCCCGCGCTTCAACAAGATGAAGGGCATGGGCCAGATCGTCACCTGGTCGATCCGCGACGAAAGCCTGCATTGCGAGGGGATCACCCGCCTGTTCCACGCCTTTGTCAAGGAACGCGATTGCCTGACCCCCGCGGTCCGGGATGACATTCTCGATTGCTGCCAGAAGACCGTGCGGCTCGAAGATGCCTTCATCGACCTCGCCTTTGAACAGGGGCCGGTGCCGGGCATGACGCCCAAGGAAATCAAGCGCTACATCCGCTACATCGCTGATTGGCGCCTCGGCCAGCTCGGTTTCCAGCCGATCTACATGATCGACGAACACCCGCTCCCCTGGCTCGCCCCGTTGCTCAACGGGGTGGAACACGCCAACTTCTTCGAAACCCGCGCCACCGAATATGCCAAGGCCGCCACCCGCGGCGACTGGAACCAGGTGTGGAGCAGCTTCGACCAGCGCCAGAAAGCCAAGGCCGGCGACATCCTCCCCGTTAACGACGACGGCGACGACATGTTCAAGGCCGCAGGAGTGGCGGCGGAGTGATTATTCCTCCGTCCAGACTTCTTTCATAAGCTCGATATGCCGAATCAGATTTGATAAAGCTCGCTCACTCGCGGTTCCGACCAGGCGAAGTTCTGCCGTGCAGTCTTTGGTTAGCGGGATTCGGACCAAATCTATGCTGGACGAACTTTGAACGGAGCCTTGTACGTCAATTGGAGAAGATGCCTCCGGCACCCTAGGTTCATTGATTGCGAGATAAACGTTTTCGTCCGGAGCGCCCGAAGTGCCTAAAACTTCGGTCAGATAAGCATCCGTCTCACGCAATGCGGCTATCGTTTCTTCTGCGCCGGCCTTTGAGAACCCGAGATCTCTGATCAGATACGCCCTGATGGGTTCGTCAGCAGTCGGAATTCGCCCGCTGAAGCGATCGTACAAAGAGCGAAAGACTTCCGGTTTTTTCGAGGCATTTCCAAGAGCAGCCTGCAATTCAAGAGAGTCGTTCGGCTCGAAAATTGTCAAAGCAAGTTCGCTCACCCGAGTTTTATCACCTACGCCATCTATTAATCCGAATTGTCGGATTGAGCCTAATGCAGTAGAACTAGCCCCATTCTTACCAGAGAACCCCATTAATTCTAGTGCAGTTAGGGAATCTATAGAGCTTCTATGAACTGCTTCATAGATCTTCTTTGTATAATCGAGAGATTGTCGCAAAGAATGCTTTGGCGCCCTAGGGCTGCGACTGCGATCGCTAGGAGTTAAGGCCATGTTCCTTACCTCGTTCTAAGTTTCCACAAGAGCAATTTAGTACATTCTCCGTCCGAATGCAACGTACGACAAAGAAGGGTCCATACGGGGAAAAGCCACGTTTTGCGATATTCTTAGCAGGCCGTCTCAGATTGAAGCCCAGCCCATGGAAATTTTAGACGTCAGCGTTCGTTATAATAAACGTCCAATATGGGCCATTTAGAACTTTTCGGTTGACGGCCGCCAGCCACCCAACTATTCTTTGCAATGCAAAAAGGCCAGAGTCGCTCTCGAGCAACT
This window encodes:
- a CDS encoding ribonucleotide-diphosphate reductase subunit beta — encoded protein: MSLTEARAQYKPFEYPWAYDFWKRQQQIHWLPEEVPLGEDCRDWAQKLSDHERNLLTQIFRFFTQADVEVQNCYHEHYGRVFKPTEIKMMLTAFSNMETVHIAAYSHLLDTIGMPESEYGMFLQYKEMKDKHDYLSTFGVDNDEDIARTLAMFGGFTEGLQLFASFAMLMNFPRFNKMKGMGQIVTWSIRDESLHCEGITRLFHAFVKERDCLTPAVRDDILDCCQKTVRLEDAFIDLAFEQGPVPGMTPKEIKRYIRYIADWRLGQLGFQPIYMIDEHPLPWLAPLLNGVEHANFFETRATEYAKAATRGDWNQVWSSFDQRQKAKAGDILPVNDDGDDMFKAAGVAAE